DNA from Triticum aestivum cultivar Chinese Spring chromosome 7D, IWGSC CS RefSeq v2.1, whole genome shotgun sequence:
TTGCAAGTTCCCCATTGACATGCAACGGGACCCTGGATTATGTTTTTTCccgagttgcaagtccatccttgactcACAATTGGTCACGATGTTTTTGGACacaattgcaagtccaccatcgactaaCTACTAGGCTCGACCTTTTTTTTATCCAAGTTGCAAATCCACAACAATCTCACAACTGGGCTGAAacatttttgtcctagttgcaagtccaccattaaCATGGAATTGGTCTATTtgattatttttcctttttctttctcagaaagtcacaaattttgaaaaaaaattcaatgtcttttttaaaaaattgttcatttaaaatttcagaattttaaaaattgttcacattttctaAATAAAGTTCAGAATTAGAACTTTCAAATATACTAGAAAATAAAAAATCATGTTTTTCAAAGAAAACTGAAATCAAAATtttgttcaaaattcaaaatatgttcgaaaaatgttcacaatttccaaaaaatatttgaatatattttttaaaatCCTGTTTTCCAGAAAAATATTCAAAGTTCCCTACCGCTCGTACGTGCAAAGCTAGCCTAAAACCAAGCACACAAGCAAGCGCCTTGATTGATCTACAGTAGCTTGCATGCGTAGCTGCCACGGCCGAACTTTTTTGAGCGTGTATCTGAACTTGAATCGTGATAGCTTTCTTGTGTATATACTGTTaagaaaccaaaaagaaaacaagtgAAGGGGGCCACAAAACAGATGATAAAATCAATTTAGATTTGAGATATTATCTCACGTCTAGATGTGACATGGTCGGATCCATAATCCAATTAAGCGTGCAGCCCTCCAATTTAATCACCCAAACAGGCAAAAATAAATTTGCTTCTCCCATAACAAACAAACACTGCGGTAAGTGGTCGTTTTGGATGGCCTCTGTATCAATAACAACAAAAGACTCATTGCACATCTGAAAACGAAAGAAAAATGAACGGGCGTTGCATGCTTTTGTTCATTGTGGTAGCTCATCATTCATGCCGAATGGTACGGGCGCTTCATGCTTCATCTGACTTTTGAGACAAGAAGAAAGCACGGTGCACAGGCGCACAAGGAACAATAAAGCTCGAGAGGTCCCACTATAATCATGTGGGAGCGCCTCCATTTTTCCACATCTTAGTCCTACTGATAGAAACACGGATAATTGGTAGGGCAATTCACATGCCACTAAATGCCTGTCACATAATTCAGATCTAGTAACATCTTGATGGCCGAGTAGTGAATAACCATGAACCGCAAGCTGGCACcccagaagaagaagaaagaaaatcaAGAATCTAGGGGCACTTGGGGCCTCCCTCCTTGGTCTTCCAGTTGTTGTAGCAGGGGCAGGCGCCCTTGTTGCCGTAGGTGCCCGGCGGCACGCAGAGGCAGGTGGCGCAGCACTTGTTGCAGTAGGTCAGGCACGCCTTCTTGTACTGCGTCCCCGAGCACCGCGACGAGCACTTGGACGGGCACTCTGCACAGACCGACACAAAAACATCATCAGTTAAAAGAAAAAAGACCAAACGAGACGAAGCGCGGCAAATGCAGAGACACTGCGAGTGCAAGTGGGTTTACCCCATGGCTTGagcttgccgccgccgccacctcccatcACCTTCTGCACGGCACGAcccaaaggagaagaagagcacCGGTGAGTTCAGGAAACATACATGCATGGCTGAAGGATGAAGGTGAGAGGCGAAGTGGCACGGGTGATTACCACGGGGAACGcgacggcgaggacgaggagcGCCACGAAGAGGAAGGAGATCTTGGCCATGGTGCTTGCTGTTTCTCTTCTCCACGCGTGCGTGGCTGGGTAGGAGCGATGTGAATTGTGGGCTTGAGATCTTTTTGGTTGGATCTCCTGGGTATATGTAGGGCAGGAAGGGCAGCTAGCTGGGGGCACGAGGCGGGGGAGAGGGGTGGTGGACGGTGGTGGGGAGTGAGCAGTTATAGAAGCGTTACTGTGGAGAGGACGGGCTGTACAGGCTGTGAAGGGTTACGGTGGTGGGGAGTCTCCTGCTGTCTGTACTCGGCATGTGATGCTCCACTGGCTGCTCTGACCATGCATGCGTTACAGGGACGTCCGCGTTACAGACCTGCAGTGCACCGCGACCCCGCTCTGTTTTTCCGTGGGAAGGCTCTTGCTTTTGCATTTGTGCCGTGCCGAGGGTAGGTGATACTATAACCGTGAGATAGGCAGATTTCTGATAAGATATCTGGGATCACAATCAGCAAAATAGTATCTCTTCTAGTAATGAGGTAGAAGTTGGACTCTTGGCAACGCCAACATTCATCTTTGATTTGGTTTTGCGAACAATAACTGTCGTACTAGAACAAAACCACACTTGGTGTGTTATGTTAGAAATTAGTAAAAGATAAAGACACAGTTCATTAGCAGATAACCTCTGGTTGCATATTCATGTAGGGCTTGTTTTAGTTTGATCTGTAGCAAAGTTTTACAGGGAAAATTCAGTTACTAGAGTATTTATTAGTTGTTATTTTTTGAATGATTCGAAGATTGCTCACCACGCCTGCCACGCGGTAGTATTTATTAGTTGTTGACATATAATTGTCATGTGTTTGTACGTATATTGCTGGCAATAACTATTACTCCTACTACTAGGAGTAAACCTAATTTTGGCAGCCATGTTGGTTGATCAGCAGCGGGCATTGCGCAAAGGTGACATGCACAAATCGAGAGAGAAAATAGAGGTAAATA
Protein-coding regions in this window:
- the LOC123165896 gene encoding gibberellin-regulated protein 5 codes for the protein MAKISFLFVALLVLAVAFPVKVMGGGGGGKLKPWECPSKCSSRCSGTQYKKACLTYCNKCCATCLCVPPGTYGNKGACPCYNNWKTKEGGPKCP